A part of Streptomyces sp. NBC_01235 genomic DNA contains:
- a CDS encoding sugar ABC transporter substrate-binding protein encodes MSRFPSPSPASRRQFLALSGGTLAATLLGTAGCSAPNEGGSSAQAAGASADAPKTLTRIGLDYPFTQIPLYSTLVKLSSAAAKKHDVSLLTTSDAGSADTQATNLNTWVSQKMPAIVSFPMVFEATESIAKAALDAGLIWVTYGGSLEHQSADIQFSFLKGGTLLGEAAAKWANDELGGKGKIAFLTDGTIQLGRERTKGMIDAFTKAAPGVDVVAQEQAIDPDTGLSKSRAVLAKHPDLNLILGVTDAAAYGGFKALQQTGRTTADAKTFVGGQDGAAPSLLAIKQGTFYRASAALAPQDMANAIVDVPLAVAAGKANPSVQVPITLVGHGDSARIDSLLAQNS; translated from the coding sequence ATGAGCAGATTCCCGTCCCCCTCCCCGGCCTCACGCCGGCAGTTCCTCGCCCTGTCCGGCGGGACCCTCGCCGCCACGCTCCTGGGCACCGCGGGCTGCTCGGCGCCGAACGAGGGCGGGAGCTCCGCGCAGGCCGCGGGAGCCTCGGCGGACGCACCGAAGACCCTCACCAGGATCGGCCTCGACTACCCCTTCACCCAGATCCCGCTCTACTCGACGCTGGTCAAGCTCTCCTCCGCCGCCGCGAAGAAACACGACGTCTCCCTGCTGACCACGAGCGACGCCGGCAGCGCCGACACCCAGGCCACCAACCTGAACACGTGGGTCTCCCAGAAGATGCCGGCCATCGTGTCCTTCCCCATGGTCTTCGAGGCGACCGAGTCGATCGCCAAGGCCGCGCTCGACGCGGGGCTGATCTGGGTGACATACGGCGGATCGCTGGAACACCAGAGCGCCGACATCCAGTTCAGCTTCCTCAAGGGCGGCACCCTCCTCGGGGAGGCGGCGGCCAAGTGGGCCAACGACGAGCTCGGCGGCAAGGGGAAGATCGCGTTCCTGACGGACGGCACGATCCAGCTCGGCCGCGAGCGCACCAAGGGAATGATCGACGCCTTCACCAAGGCGGCGCCCGGCGTCGACGTGGTCGCCCAGGAGCAGGCCATCGACCCGGACACCGGACTGTCGAAGTCCCGTGCCGTCCTCGCCAAGCACCCCGATCTCAACCTCATCCTCGGCGTCACGGACGCCGCCGCCTACGGCGGGTTCAAGGCGCTCCAGCAGACGGGCCGCACGACGGCCGACGCCAAGACCTTCGTCGGCGGGCAGGACGGCGCGGCCCCCTCCCTCCTGGCGATCAAGCAGGGCACCTTCTACCGCGCGTCGGCCGCCCTGGCGCCGCAGGACATGGCGAACGCCATCGTCGACGTCCCCCTCGCGGTCGCCGCGGGCAAGGCGAACCCGAGTGTCCAGGTCCCCATCACCCTCGTCGGCCACGGCGACAGCGCGCGCATCGACTCCCTCCTCGCCCAGAACTCCTAG
- a CDS encoding helix-turn-helix transcriptional regulator, producing the protein MISHQQLAAATRIGMLTRERDTVSACAQALHELARALPLDAATLLTIDPITGTHVQIAGIGYPAGTSEALAAEFASTPWYANVVRQTLPPSITEDVEDMTSGGQRFRNGWFYAERVRPAGFRDALTGALRHDGRLVGLVNLSVEGTGAYDTEARQLLASILPALGVLADPTAHTGDVHDLPAGAGANLVTAQGVIDLPGREAAKVLADDEFGCLVRAFTASGGLRLRALWPVGRDWHRVVLRRCTQGSPIAREAVLVTETPTDLPYGLSPRELEVLTRAARGQTNQAIAQALFLSPRTVHSHIEHLLRKTGSASRAEATALALRDGLLRPTTEDLEHFVERIPAG; encoded by the coding sequence ATGATCAGCCACCAGCAGCTCGCGGCGGCCACCCGCATCGGCATGCTCACCCGCGAACGCGACACCGTCTCGGCCTGCGCCCAGGCGCTGCACGAACTCGCCCGCGCCCTCCCGCTCGACGCGGCGACACTGCTGACGATCGATCCGATCACCGGCACGCATGTGCAGATCGCGGGCATCGGCTACCCGGCCGGGACGTCCGAGGCGCTGGCCGCCGAGTTCGCCTCGACGCCCTGGTACGCCAACGTCGTCCGGCAGACGCTGCCCCCGTCCATCACCGAGGACGTCGAGGACATGACGTCCGGCGGGCAGCGCTTCCGCAACGGCTGGTTCTACGCCGAGCGGGTCCGCCCCGCCGGCTTCCGGGACGCGCTGACCGGCGCCCTGCGCCACGACGGCCGGCTGGTCGGCCTGGTCAACCTCTCCGTCGAGGGGACGGGCGCGTACGACACGGAGGCGCGACAGCTGCTCGCCTCGATCCTGCCCGCCCTGGGCGTCCTCGCCGACCCGACGGCCCACACCGGTGACGTCCATGACCTTCCGGCCGGGGCGGGCGCGAACCTCGTCACGGCCCAGGGCGTCATCGACCTGCCGGGCCGCGAGGCCGCCAAGGTACTGGCGGACGACGAATTCGGTTGCCTGGTCCGGGCGTTCACCGCCTCGGGCGGCCTGCGGCTACGGGCACTGTGGCCAGTGGGGCGCGACTGGCACCGAGTGGTCCTGCGCCGGTGCACGCAGGGGTCGCCGATCGCGCGGGAGGCGGTCCTGGTGACGGAGACGCCCACCGACCTGCCGTACGGCCTGAGTCCGCGCGAACTGGAGGTGCTCACCCGGGCCGCCCGCGGCCAGACCAACCAGGCCATCGCACAGGCCCTGTTCCTGTCCCCGCGGACCGTGCACAGCCATATCGAGCACCTGCTCCGCAAGACCGGCAGCGCCTCCCGCGCCGAGGCCACGGCACTCGCGCTGCGGGACGGTCTGCTGCGGCCCACGACGGAGGACCTGGAGCACTTCGTCGAGCGGATCCCGGCCGGTTGA
- a CDS encoding sugar ABC transporter ATP-binding protein: MTEPTLRIRGLGKSFGGVRALDGVDLTVPAGQVHALLGHNGAGKSTLIKCLGGAYPPDAGTMEVGGTSYTRLSPRESIAAGVAIIFQTLSVVDSLTVAENIFLGQEWTRYGTVHRRAQEEVAAGLLERVAATCSPSDRVGELPMGQRQLVEIAKALSRSASVLVLDEPTAALSGAESDALAERVEHLRTQGLAIVYVTHLLAEVERLADAVTVLRDGRVSHRSTASGQTRRDLVEAIAGAASLEHGPGDRPEGRGPCTYAAPPRGRDQPQTTVWPPDNKQPPPRRRPRQPRLTVTALQGPGFGPVDLAVAEGEIVGLYGLIGAGRTRILETLFARRPASGGTIRVGDRTVTAKRPADALAAGLALVPGDRRRQAVFPVLSAQDNALLPSVRTLARRGVRALRAERRIFGALSDAVGLRPAVPRLPVAAFSGGNQQKIVLGRWTNEARDVDVLLLDEPTQGVDVGARQEIYQVVSALAEQRGTAVLFASSDPEEVVALAHRCLIVAAGRVVGELSGGELTEAALLSAVHEADHTAAPTSEGAA, encoded by the coding sequence ATGACGGAACCGACCCTCCGCATCCGCGGCCTCGGCAAGTCCTTCGGCGGCGTCCGCGCACTGGACGGCGTCGACCTCACCGTCCCGGCGGGCCAGGTGCACGCGCTCCTCGGCCACAACGGCGCCGGCAAGTCCACCCTGATCAAATGCCTCGGCGGCGCCTACCCGCCGGACGCCGGCACGATGGAGGTGGGCGGGACCTCCTACACCCGGCTCAGTCCGCGCGAGTCGATCGCCGCCGGTGTGGCGATCATCTTCCAGACGCTCAGCGTCGTCGACTCCCTCACGGTGGCCGAGAACATCTTCCTCGGCCAGGAGTGGACCCGGTACGGAACGGTCCACCGCCGCGCCCAGGAGGAGGTGGCGGCGGGCCTGCTGGAACGGGTCGCGGCGACCTGCTCACCGAGCGACCGCGTGGGTGAACTCCCCATGGGACAAAGACAGTTGGTGGAGATCGCCAAGGCGCTGAGCCGCAGCGCCTCGGTGCTGGTCCTCGACGAGCCCACCGCCGCCCTGTCCGGGGCCGAGAGCGACGCCCTCGCCGAACGCGTGGAACACCTGCGCACCCAGGGCCTGGCCATCGTGTACGTCACCCACCTGCTCGCCGAGGTGGAACGCCTGGCGGACGCGGTGACGGTCCTGCGGGACGGCCGAGTCAGCCATAGGTCGACGGCGTCAGGACAGACAAGGAGGGACCTGGTGGAGGCGATAGCCGGAGCGGCTTCTCTTGAGCACGGCCCAGGGGACCGACCCGAGGGGCGCGGGCCGTGTACATACGCGGCTCCGCCGCGTGGGCGCGACCAGCCACAAACCACCGTATGGCCGCCCGACAACAAGCAGCCCCCACCCCGGAGGCGCCCCCGCCAACCCCGCCTCACCGTGACAGCCCTGCAAGGCCCCGGCTTCGGCCCCGTCGACCTGGCCGTCGCCGAGGGCGAGATCGTAGGGCTGTACGGCCTCATCGGCGCAGGCCGCACCCGCATCCTGGAAACCCTCTTCGCAAGGCGCCCCGCCTCGGGCGGAACCATCCGCGTGGGCGACCGCACCGTCACAGCCAAACGCCCCGCAGACGCCCTCGCCGCAGGCCTGGCCCTCGTCCCCGGGGACAGACGCCGACAGGCGGTGTTCCCGGTGCTGAGCGCGCAGGACAACGCACTGCTCCCGTCCGTACGCACCCTCGCCCGCCGCGGAGTGCGGGCGCTCCGCGCCGAGCGGCGGATCTTCGGCGCCCTGTCCGACGCCGTGGGCCTGCGTCCGGCCGTCCCCCGGCTGCCGGTGGCCGCCTTCTCCGGCGGGAACCAGCAGAAAATCGTCCTCGGCCGGTGGACCAACGAGGCGCGCGACGTCGACGTCCTGCTCCTCGACGAGCCCACCCAGGGTGTCGACGTGGGCGCCCGGCAGGAGATCTACCAGGTGGTGTCCGCACTGGCCGAACAGCGGGGCACGGCCGTCCTGTTCGCCTCCAGCGACCCCGAGGAGGTCGTCGCGCTCGCCCACCGCTGCCTGATCGTCGCCGCCGGACGTGTCGTCGGCGAGCTGTCCGGCGGCGAACTCACCGAGGCCGCCCTGCTCTCGGCCGTCCACGAAGCCGACCACACGGCGGCCCCGACCTCGGAAGGAGCGGCATGA
- a CDS encoding enolase C-terminal domain-like protein encodes MTATPARIIAVDTHDVRFPTSRELDGSDAMNPDPDYSAAYVVLRTDAGDGLEGHGFTFTIGRGNDVQVAAIAALRPHVLGRSVAELCADPGSLSRDLIGDSQLRWLGPEKGVMHMAVGAVVNAVWDLAAKRAGQPLWRLLAHAEPEWLVAQVDFRYIADALTPEDALTLLRDGRGGLAEREAALLERGYPGYTTSPGWLGYSDEKLTRLAKQAVADGFTQIKLKVGADLDDDLRRLRTARAAVGPGVRIAVDANQRWNIGEAVAWTRALAEFDPYWIEEPTSPDDILGHAAVRRGVAPVKVATGEHVQNRIVFKQLLQAGAIDVLQIDAARVGGVNENLAILLLAARFGLPVCPHAGGVGLCELVQHLAMFDYLALSGTTENRVIEYVDHLHEHFTAPVVIRDGHYTAPLTPGFSAAMHPESLAEYRYPDGAFWAADLAGRPEST; translated from the coding sequence TTGACCGCAACCCCCGCCCGGATCATCGCGGTGGACACCCATGACGTCCGCTTCCCCACCTCGCGGGAACTGGACGGCTCCGACGCGATGAACCCGGACCCCGACTACTCCGCCGCCTATGTCGTGCTGCGCACAGACGCCGGCGACGGGCTCGAAGGCCACGGCTTCACCTTCACCATCGGACGCGGCAACGATGTCCAGGTCGCCGCGATCGCGGCCCTGCGGCCCCACGTCCTGGGACGGTCCGTGGCCGAACTGTGCGCCGACCCGGGCTCGTTGAGCCGCGACCTGATCGGGGACAGCCAGCTGCGCTGGCTCGGCCCCGAGAAGGGCGTGATGCACATGGCCGTCGGCGCGGTGGTGAACGCGGTGTGGGACCTCGCCGCCAAACGCGCCGGCCAGCCGCTGTGGCGACTGCTCGCCCACGCCGAACCCGAGTGGCTGGTCGCCCAGGTCGACTTCCGCTACATCGCCGACGCCCTCACCCCGGAGGACGCCCTCACCCTGCTGCGGGACGGGCGCGGCGGGCTGGCCGAGCGCGAGGCGGCGCTGCTGGAGCGCGGCTACCCCGGCTACACCACCTCGCCCGGCTGGCTCGGCTACTCCGACGAGAAGCTCACCCGCCTCGCCAAGCAGGCCGTCGCCGACGGCTTCACCCAGATCAAGCTCAAAGTGGGCGCCGACCTCGACGACGACCTCCGGCGACTGCGCACCGCCCGCGCCGCCGTCGGCCCCGGCGTGCGCATCGCCGTCGACGCCAACCAGCGCTGGAACATCGGCGAGGCCGTCGCATGGACCCGCGCGCTCGCCGAGTTCGACCCGTACTGGATCGAGGAGCCCACCAGCCCCGACGACATCCTCGGCCACGCCGCCGTCCGCCGGGGCGTCGCCCCCGTGAAGGTCGCCACCGGCGAACACGTGCAGAACCGCATCGTCTTCAAGCAACTCCTCCAGGCCGGCGCCATCGACGTCCTCCAGATCGACGCGGCCCGCGTCGGCGGAGTCAACGAGAACCTCGCGATCCTGCTGCTCGCCGCGAGGTTCGGATTGCCGGTCTGCCCGCACGCCGGCGGTGTCGGCCTGTGCGAACTCGTGCAGCACCTCGCGATGTTCGACTACCTGGCCCTGTCCGGCACCACCGAGAACCGGGTCATCGAGTACGTCGACCACCTCCACGAACACTTCACCGCACCCGTGGTGATCCGTGACGGCCACTACACGGCCCCGCTCACCCCCGGCTTCTCCGCCGCCATGCACCCCGAGTCCCTCGCCGAATACCGCTACCCGGACGGCGCGTTCTGGGCCGCCGACCTCGCGGGGCGGCCGGAGAGCACCTGA
- a CDS encoding sugar ABC transporter substrate-binding protein — protein sequence MKLARTRSTAAAVGAVVAALSLLTACNRDSAGSDGSGGDSPAIGIDLPRSDSDFWNSYAEYVQKDIKSEGVKALPLSNSQNDVTKLVANVQVFQNTGAKAVVMAPQDTGAIASTLDALAAKKIPVVSVDTRPDKGDVYMVVRADNKAYGTKACEFLGKQLGGKGKVAEFQGALDSINGRDRSEAFAACMKQKFPGIKVFELPTDWKGDVASAKLQSLLAQHPDLNGIYMQAGGVFLQPTLALLEQKGLLKPAGQKGHISIISNDGIPQEFDAIRKGQIDATVSQPADLYAKYALYYAKAAAEGKTFKAGRTDHDSTIIEIPNGLEDQLPAPLVTKENVEDKTLWGNTVGQ from the coding sequence ATGAAGCTCGCTCGCACCCGTTCCACCGCCGCCGCAGTCGGCGCCGTCGTCGCGGCCCTCAGCCTCCTCACCGCGTGCAACCGCGACAGCGCGGGATCGGACGGCTCGGGCGGCGACAGTCCCGCCATCGGGATCGACCTGCCGCGTTCCGACTCCGACTTCTGGAACTCCTACGCCGAGTACGTCCAGAAGGACATCAAGTCCGAGGGCGTCAAGGCGCTGCCGCTGAGCAACTCCCAGAACGACGTCACCAAACTGGTCGCCAACGTGCAGGTGTTCCAGAACACGGGCGCCAAGGCCGTCGTCATGGCCCCGCAGGACACCGGCGCCATCGCCTCCACGCTGGACGCCCTCGCCGCGAAGAAGATCCCCGTCGTCAGTGTCGACACCCGCCCCGACAAGGGCGACGTCTACATGGTCGTACGCGCCGACAACAAGGCGTACGGCACCAAGGCCTGCGAGTTCCTCGGCAAGCAGCTCGGTGGCAAGGGCAAGGTCGCCGAGTTCCAGGGCGCTCTGGACTCGATCAACGGGCGCGACCGCTCCGAGGCGTTCGCCGCATGCATGAAGCAGAAGTTCCCCGGCATCAAGGTCTTCGAGCTGCCCACCGACTGGAAGGGCGACGTGGCCTCCGCCAAGCTGCAGAGCCTGCTCGCCCAGCACCCCGACCTCAACGGCATCTACATGCAGGCCGGCGGTGTCTTCCTGCAGCCGACCCTGGCCCTGCTGGAGCAGAAGGGCCTGCTCAAGCCCGCCGGGCAGAAGGGTCACATCAGCATCATCTCCAACGACGGCATCCCGCAGGAGTTCGACGCGATCCGCAAGGGACAGATCGACGCGACCGTCTCGCAGCCCGCCGACCTCTACGCCAAGTACGCGCTGTACTACGCCAAGGCCGCCGCCGAGGGCAAGACCTTCAAGGCGGGCAGGACCGACCACGACTCCACGATCATCGAGATCCCCAACGGCCTCGAGGACCAGTTGCCGGCACCGCTGGTCACCAAGGAAAACGTGGAGGACAAGACCCTCTGGGGCAACACCGTCGGCCAGTGA